The proteins below come from a single Pandoraea apista genomic window:
- the phaC gene encoding class I poly(R)-hydroxyalkanoic acid synthase — MNRASANFDPASFAASFAQQFPSASLSAQDMSQWFKAAQQMFGALPGAAGSPFSAATANGVGSAANPFAGLFELFGKAGSLPQPTPLNVDPTRLNALQTEYAREFSELVASFNQPGLDAAPALGDRRFAGDGWRNPFYALPAALYLLNGRFLMRMADLVDADAKTRERIRFAVEQWVAASSPANFIATNPDAQQRLVQTHGDSLLAGIQHLLVDMGKGKVSQTDEAAFEVGRNVATTEGAVVFENDLIQLIQYKPLTPTVHQRPLLIVPPCINKYYILDLQPENSLIRYAVEQGHTVFVVSWRNPDVSLAHKTWDDYVGEGPITAIDVVREISGQPQINALGFCVGGTLLAAALAVLAAKGQKGRKSPVSSVTLLTTLLDFSDTGVLDVFVDEPHVQFREQTIGGGLGQPPGLMRGVELANTFSFLRPNDLVWNYVVDSYLKGNAPQPFDLLYWNGDGTNLPGPMFCWYLRHLYLQNELKQPGVVQTCGVPVDLGAIDAPAYVFGSREDHIVPWTSAFRSLPLLGGERRFVLGASGHIAGVVNPPVKKKRSYWRNDDIGVDASDWLAGATEHPGSWWSDWSEWLAGYAGKRVKPPKAYGNVAYAPIEPAPGRYVKAKA, encoded by the coding sequence ATGAATCGCGCCAGTGCCAACTTCGATCCGGCCTCGTTTGCCGCCTCGTTTGCCCAGCAGTTCCCCTCCGCTTCGCTCTCCGCTCAGGACATGTCGCAGTGGTTCAAGGCCGCCCAACAAATGTTCGGGGCTTTGCCGGGCGCTGCCGGCTCGCCGTTCTCCGCTGCCACTGCCAATGGCGTCGGAAGTGCCGCGAATCCGTTCGCGGGACTTTTCGAGCTTTTCGGCAAGGCGGGCAGCTTGCCGCAACCCACACCCTTGAACGTCGACCCGACGCGTCTGAATGCGCTTCAGACGGAATACGCACGCGAATTTTCCGAACTTGTCGCCAGCTTCAATCAACCGGGTCTGGACGCGGCCCCCGCGCTGGGCGACCGGCGTTTCGCCGGGGACGGTTGGCGTAACCCGTTTTATGCGTTGCCCGCAGCGCTCTATCTGCTCAATGGGCGCTTCTTGATGCGCATGGCCGATCTGGTCGATGCCGATGCCAAGACGCGCGAGCGAATTCGCTTTGCGGTCGAACAATGGGTGGCGGCCAGTTCGCCGGCCAACTTCATTGCGACCAATCCGGACGCGCAGCAGCGTCTCGTGCAAACGCATGGCGACAGTTTGCTCGCCGGTATTCAGCACCTGCTCGTCGACATGGGCAAGGGCAAGGTGTCGCAGACCGATGAGGCGGCATTCGAAGTTGGCCGCAACGTGGCCACGACCGAAGGCGCTGTGGTCTTCGAGAACGACCTGATCCAGCTCATTCAGTACAAGCCGCTCACGCCGACGGTGCACCAGCGCCCGCTGCTCATCGTGCCGCCCTGCATCAACAAGTACTACATCCTCGATCTGCAACCCGAGAACTCGCTGATCCGTTATGCGGTGGAGCAGGGGCACACGGTGTTCGTCGTGTCTTGGCGCAACCCTGATGTGTCGCTCGCGCACAAAACGTGGGACGACTACGTGGGCGAAGGACCGATCACAGCGATCGATGTGGTTCGTGAGATCAGCGGGCAGCCGCAGATCAACGCGCTCGGATTCTGTGTCGGCGGAACGTTGCTCGCTGCCGCGCTCGCCGTGTTGGCTGCGAAGGGGCAAAAGGGGCGCAAGTCACCGGTCTCGAGTGTGACCTTGCTCACGACGTTGCTCGATTTTTCCGATACCGGCGTGCTCGACGTCTTTGTCGACGAGCCGCATGTGCAGTTCCGCGAGCAGACGATCGGGGGGGGACTCGGCCAGCCGCCGGGCCTGATGCGCGGCGTGGAGTTGGCGAATACGTTCTCGTTCCTGCGTCCGAACGATCTGGTCTGGAATTACGTGGTCGACAGCTATCTGAAGGGCAATGCGCCCCAGCCGTTCGACCTGCTGTACTGGAATGGCGACGGCACGAACCTGCCGGGGCCGATGTTCTGCTGGTATCTGCGCCACCTTTATTTGCAGAACGAATTGAAGCAGCCCGGTGTGGTGCAGACGTGCGGCGTGCCTGTGGACCTGGGGGCAATCGATGCCCCGGCCTACGTGTTCGGTTCGCGCGAAGATCACATCGTGCCGTGGACGTCCGCATTCCGTTCGCTGCCGTTGTTGGGCGGTGAGCGCCGCTTCGTGCTCGGCGCGTCCGGACACATTGCCGGCGTGGTCAACCCGCCGGTGAAGAAGAAACGCAGCTACTGGCGCAACGACGATATCGGTGTCGATGCGAGCGACTGGCTCGCCGGTGCGACAGAACACCCCGGCAGTTGGTGGAGCGACTGGAGCGAGTGGCTGGCGGGCTACGCAGGAAAACGCGTCAAACCGCCAAAAGCGTATGGTAATGTTGCTTATGCACCTATCGAACCGGCGCCCGGCCGCTATGTGAAGGCCAAGGCCTGA
- a CDS encoding YdcH family protein, protein MQHDLHSIGRRIIELQIEHRDLDFLIDKLLTEPTYDELQVTRLKKRRLKIKDTITLLQVQQMPDQPA, encoded by the coding sequence ATGCAGCACGATCTTCACTCCATTGGACGCCGCATCATCGAGTTGCAGATCGAACACCGGGATCTGGACTTCCTGATCGACAAATTGCTGACGGAGCCCACGTACGACGAACTTCAGGTAACCCGGCTCAAGAAGCGCCGTCTGAAAATCAAGGACACGATTACCCTGCTGCAAGTGCAGCAAATGCCGGACCAGCCCGCCTGA
- a CDS encoding outer membrane protein assembly factor BamD yields the protein MQALKLVKHLTLAAFVVGSVAACGILPEKVDETASWSTNKLYSEAKDSFDSGDYTKAAKYYELLEGRDPFGPHAQQAQINTAYAYYKDNEPAQALTAVDRFIRLHPDSPSIDYAYYLKGLINFNDDLGLFGRFSGQDLSERDPKALRAAYDSFKYLVEHYPSSKYANDAALRMRYAVNAMAAHEVHAAEYYYRRGAYLAAVNRAQSALQDYDQAPALEDALGIMIKSYDKLGMTELRDDARRVMEKTYPKSGYLTVGRRIDGDGSDKKSWWQIWR from the coding sequence ATGCAAGCCCTGAAACTTGTCAAACATCTGACGCTGGCCGCCTTCGTGGTCGGCAGCGTGGCCGCCTGCGGCATTCTGCCGGAGAAAGTCGACGAAACGGCCAGCTGGTCGACGAACAAATTATACTCGGAAGCCAAGGACAGCTTCGACAGCGGCGACTACACCAAGGCCGCCAAGTATTACGAATTGCTCGAAGGGCGCGACCCGTTCGGCCCGCACGCGCAGCAAGCGCAGATCAATACCGCTTACGCCTATTACAAGGACAATGAGCCGGCACAGGCGCTCACCGCCGTCGACCGCTTCATCCGTCTGCATCCGGACAGCCCGTCGATCGATTATGCCTATTACCTCAAGGGCCTGATCAACTTCAACGACGATCTGGGTCTGTTCGGCCGCTTCTCGGGCCAGGATCTGAGCGAACGCGATCCGAAAGCACTGCGCGCCGCGTATGACAGCTTCAAGTATCTGGTCGAGCATTACCCGAGCAGCAAGTACGCGAACGACGCCGCCCTGCGCATGCGCTACGCCGTCAACGCCATGGCCGCTCACGAAGTCCATGCCGCCGAGTATTACTATCGCCGTGGCGCGTACCTCGCCGCCGTGAACCGTGCGCAAAGCGCGTTGCAAGACTACGATCAGGCACCGGCGCTGGAAGACGCACTCGGCATCATGATCAAGTCCTACGACAAACTCGGCATGACCGAACTGCGCGACGACGCTCGCCGTGTCATGGAAAAGACCTACCCGAAGAGCGGCTACCTGACGGTTGGCCGTCGCATCGATGGCGACGGCAGCGACAAGAAGTCCTGGTGGCAGATCTGGCGTTAA
- a CDS encoding glutamine amidotransferase, producing the protein MASSTSRKTLLALRHVHFEDLGTLAPSFAARGFVIEYVDAPLADLRSIDALAPDLLVVLGGPIGAFDDAMYPFVADELALVKARLDARAPILGICLGAQLMARALGAKVYPLGVKEIGYAPLTLTDAGQTSPLAALGNASVLHWHGDQFDIPAGAGHLARTATGENQAFALGTYALGLQFHLEADAARIESWLVGHACELSAAKIDPVALRTQASEHHARLSSVAPAVVGRWLDAMPT; encoded by the coding sequence ATGGCTTCCTCGACCTCCCGCAAAACGTTGCTTGCCCTGCGTCACGTGCATTTCGAAGATCTCGGCACGCTCGCGCCGTCCTTTGCCGCACGAGGCTTTGTCATCGAATACGTGGACGCACCGCTTGCCGATCTGCGTTCGATCGACGCCCTCGCCCCCGACCTGCTTGTCGTGTTGGGCGGCCCGATCGGGGCCTTCGACGACGCGATGTATCCGTTTGTCGCGGATGAATTGGCATTGGTGAAAGCACGTCTGGATGCGCGCGCGCCGATCCTCGGCATTTGCCTCGGCGCGCAACTCATGGCCCGCGCACTCGGTGCGAAGGTGTACCCGTTAGGCGTAAAGGAAATCGGTTATGCCCCACTGACGCTCACCGATGCCGGGCAAACCTCCCCGTTGGCTGCGCTGGGCAACGCCAGCGTCCTTCATTGGCATGGTGATCAATTCGATATTCCGGCGGGTGCCGGGCATCTGGCGCGCACTGCAACGGGAGAGAATCAGGCGTTCGCATTGGGCACGTATGCCCTGGGCCTGCAATTCCACCTGGAGGCCGATGCGGCACGCATCGAGTCCTGGTTGGTGGGACACGCTTGCGAATTGAGTGCCGCAAAGATCGATCCGGTAGCATTGCGTACCCAGGCGAGCGAACATCACGCTCGCCTGTCCAGCGTCGCCCCGGCAGTCGTTGGCCGCTGGCTCGACGCGATGCCTACCTGA
- a CDS encoding Tex family protein — protein MTQNVALQIVQRIADELSVQPRQVAAAVQLLDEGATVPFIARYRKEVTDNLDDTQLRTLEERLLYLRELEERRAAILASIEEQGKLTDELRTAIVAADTKQTLEDLYLPYKPKRRTRAQIAREAGLDPLAQSLLADPTLDPQTEAAKFVDAEKGVADIKAALDGARDILSEQFGETAELLGKLRDYLWNQGVVSSKVVEGKQNEEGEKFRDYYDYDEPIAAVPSHRALALFRGRNLGILMVKLGLGEELDAQIPHPCEGVIAGHFGIRQQNRAADKWLADVCRWCWRVKVQPHLESELLTQMRESAENEAIRVFARNLKALLLAAPAGPKGVIGLDPGLRTGVKVAVVDPTGKLLGTDTIYPHEPRRDWDGALSRLSKIAAATGAELVSIGNGTASRETDKLALELIKRHPELKLQKIVVSEAGASVYSASEFAAKEFPELDVSLRGAVSIARRLQDPLAELVKIEPKAIGVGQYQHDVNQRELARMLDAVVEDCVNAVGVDVNTASAPLLARVSGLNSTLAKNIVDFRDSNGPFPNREALKKVPRLGDKTFEQAAGFLRVNGGDNPLDRSSVHPEAYPVVERILAKIKKTIGDVMGNGSVVRSLSPTEFVDERFGLPTVKDILTELEKPGRDPRPEFKTATFQEGVEKLSDLKPGMQLEGVVTNVAAFGAFIDIGVHQDGLVHVSAMSTKFIKDPHEVVKAGDIVKVKVLEVDPRRQRISLTMRLNDDLPVAGASDRPGSGAGSGSRSGNGGGHRGGGGNGGRQREPETVSAMAAAFAKLKR, from the coding sequence ATGACGCAAAACGTAGCCCTTCAGATCGTTCAACGCATCGCCGACGAACTCAGCGTGCAGCCGCGTCAGGTCGCCGCCGCCGTGCAACTGCTGGACGAAGGCGCCACCGTGCCCTTCATCGCTCGCTACCGCAAGGAAGTGACCGATAACCTCGATGACACGCAACTGCGCACGCTCGAAGAGCGCCTGCTTTATCTTCGCGAGCTGGAAGAGCGCCGTGCGGCGATCCTGGCAAGCATCGAAGAGCAAGGCAAGCTGACCGACGAACTGCGCACTGCCATCGTGGCGGCCGACACGAAGCAGACACTCGAAGATCTTTATCTCCCCTATAAGCCGAAGCGCCGCACGCGTGCGCAGATCGCTCGCGAAGCCGGTCTCGACCCGCTCGCGCAGTCGCTGCTCGCCGACCCGACGCTCGACCCGCAAACCGAAGCCGCCAAGTTTGTCGACGCCGAGAAGGGCGTGGCCGACATCAAGGCGGCACTCGATGGCGCTCGCGACATCCTGTCGGAACAATTCGGCGAAACCGCCGAGTTGCTCGGCAAGCTGCGCGATTACCTGTGGAATCAGGGCGTCGTGTCGTCGAAGGTCGTCGAAGGCAAGCAAAACGAAGAAGGCGAGAAATTCCGCGATTACTACGACTACGACGAGCCGATCGCCGCCGTGCCGTCGCATCGTGCGCTTGCCCTCTTCCGTGGCCGCAACCTTGGCATTCTGATGGTCAAGCTGGGCCTGGGCGAAGAACTCGACGCCCAGATTCCGCACCCGTGCGAAGGTGTGATCGCCGGTCACTTCGGCATTCGCCAACAGAACCGCGCGGCCGACAAGTGGCTGGCGGACGTGTGCCGCTGGTGCTGGCGCGTGAAGGTCCAACCGCACCTGGAATCGGAACTGCTCACGCAGATGCGCGAGAGCGCCGAGAACGAGGCCATTCGCGTATTCGCACGCAATCTCAAGGCACTGCTGCTCGCGGCACCTGCCGGCCCGAAGGGTGTGATCGGTCTGGACCCGGGCCTGCGTACCGGCGTGAAGGTGGCTGTGGTCGACCCTACCGGCAAGCTGCTGGGCACCGACACCATTTACCCGCACGAGCCGCGCCGCGATTGGGACGGCGCGCTCTCGCGACTCTCGAAGATCGCCGCCGCGACCGGTGCGGAACTCGTGAGTATCGGCAACGGCACGGCTTCGCGCGAAACCGACAAACTCGCACTCGAGTTGATCAAGCGCCACCCCGAGCTCAAGCTTCAGAAGATCGTGGTGTCAGAAGCGGGCGCGTCGGTGTATTCGGCGTCCGAATTCGCTGCGAAGGAATTCCCCGAACTCGACGTGTCGCTGCGTGGCGCCGTCTCTATCGCTCGCCGCCTGCAAGACCCGCTGGCCGAACTCGTCAAGATCGAGCCGAAGGCTATCGGCGTGGGTCAGTATCAGCATGACGTGAATCAACGCGAACTGGCACGCATGCTCGATGCCGTGGTCGAGGATTGCGTGAACGCCGTGGGCGTCGACGTCAACACGGCGTCAGCCCCGCTGCTCGCCCGCGTTTCGGGGTTGAACAGCACGCTCGCGAAGAACATTGTCGACTTCCGCGACAGCAACGGCCCGTTCCCCAACCGCGAAGCCCTCAAGAAGGTGCCGCGCCTCGGCGACAAGACCTTCGAGCAGGCCGCGGGCTTCCTGCGCGTGAACGGCGGTGATAACCCGCTCGATCGCTCGTCGGTCCACCCCGAGGCGTATCCGGTGGTGGAACGCATTCTGGCGAAGATCAAGAAGACGATCGGCGATGTCATGGGCAACGGCTCGGTCGTGCGAAGCCTCTCGCCAACCGAATTCGTCGACGAACGTTTCGGCTTGCCGACCGTCAAGGACATCCTGACCGAACTCGAGAAGCCGGGACGCGATCCGCGACCGGAGTTCAAGACGGCGACGTTCCAGGAAGGCGTCGAGAAGCTGAGCGATCTGAAGCCGGGCATGCAGCTCGAAGGCGTGGTGACGAACGTGGCGGCCTTCGGCGCGTTCATCGACATCGGCGTGCATCAGGACGGCCTGGTGCATGTCTCGGCCATGTCGACCAAGTTCATCAAGGACCCGCACGAAGTCGTGAAAGCCGGCGACATCGTGAAGGTCAAGGTGCTCGAAGTCGATCCGCGCCGGCAGCGCATCTCCCTCACCATGCGATTGAACGACGACTTGCCGGTGGCCGGTGCGTCCGACCGTCCGGGCAGCGGCGCAGGCAGCGGCTCGCGCAGCGGTAACGGCGGCGGCCATCGCGGCGGCGGCGGTAACGGCGGTCGCCAGCGTGAACCGGAAACGGTAAGCGCCATGGCCGCAGCGTTCGCCAAGCTCAAGCGATAA
- the pgeF gene encoding peptidoglycan editing factor PgeF, with amino-acid sequence MTSSLPEQDPIPADWIVPDWPAPENVRAVFTTRAGGVSQGPQATFNLGYKADDDPVAVRTNRALLAARTGVPSAWVAQVHGPRVVDAQAALHAVEAGDPLQADASVTSVVALASTVMVADCLPVLLCDAQGRAVGAAHAGWRGLCAGVIEQTVQALRARLPHDGVSAEVIAWLGPCIGPQAFEVGPEVREAFLAAATPEERDATNAAFVPHGDADVGKSLADLCALARLRLAREGVTSVSGGQWCTVGDPARFYSYRRDRTTGRMAALVWLAA; translated from the coding sequence ATGACTTCTTCCCTGCCTGAGCAAGACCCGATACCCGCAGACTGGATCGTTCCCGACTGGCCGGCCCCGGAGAACGTTCGCGCCGTGTTCACAACGCGTGCCGGTGGCGTGAGTCAGGGGCCGCAAGCCACGTTCAATCTCGGTTACAAGGCAGACGACGATCCCGTCGCAGTGCGTACCAACCGTGCGTTGCTCGCAGCGCGCACGGGCGTGCCGTCGGCATGGGTGGCGCAGGTTCATGGTCCGCGCGTGGTCGACGCACAAGCCGCGCTCCACGCGGTGGAGGCCGGCGATCCCCTGCAAGCCGATGCCAGCGTTACGAGCGTGGTAGCGTTGGCGAGCACCGTCATGGTTGCGGACTGCCTGCCTGTGTTGCTGTGCGATGCGCAGGGGCGCGCAGTGGGCGCTGCGCATGCCGGCTGGCGGGGCCTTTGTGCCGGCGTGATCGAGCAGACCGTGCAAGCGTTGCGGGCACGTTTGCCGCACGACGGCGTGAGTGCCGAGGTCATTGCATGGCTCGGCCCGTGCATTGGTCCGCAGGCGTTCGAGGTCGGCCCAGAGGTGCGAGAGGCGTTTCTCGCTGCGGCAACGCCGGAAGAACGAGACGCGACGAATGCGGCATTCGTTCCTCATGGGGATGCCGACGTTGGAAAGTCCCTGGCCGATTTGTGCGCGCTCGCTCGGTTGCGGCTGGCCCGCGAGGGGGTGACGAGCGTGTCGGGCGGGCAGTGGTGTACGGTCGGCGATCCGGCGCGTTTCTATTCTTACCGGCGCGACCGAACGACCGGACGCATGGCGGCGCTGGTCTGGCTCGCTGCCTGA
- a CDS encoding ATP-dependent DNA helicase, translated as MSQSPDAPTFHGLKPLAAKRERELQEIFGDGGMLARAIDGYRSREPQTEMARAVAAAMDTHDTLIAEAGTGTGKTYAYLVPAMLWGGKTIISTGTKHLQDQIFARDIPTVRKALAVPVTVAMLKGRANYLCHYYLERAQQEGRFASRHEAAQLREIVTFAQVTHSGDKAELASVPENAPIWAQVTSTRDNCLGQECPRYKDCFVMQARKEAQQADLVVVNHHLFFADVMLRDTGMAELLPSANTVIFDEAHQLPETATLFFGETVSTGQMLELARDCVAEGLIHARDAADWVKLGANLERAARDVRLTFGQDNTRMSVAQLADDHELFGALDGVDAALLDMIETLQHQSERAEALGACLRRALELHQQLERWQTGAAPPTPGEQPLPLLDPDAPRVTDGKREKAAKAREAEARLAAEAKAAQEASKGEGDGEKAYTPPETVRWIEVFSQAVQLHQTPLSIAPIFSKQRAGAPRAWIFTSATLSVKGNFMHYAAQLGLDAGKSLTLASPFDYPNQSLLYVPRGLPQPSSPGFTDAVLDAALPVLEVSGGRAFVLCTTLRAVNRAAERLREEFERRGWPYPLLVQGEASRTELLDRFRALGNAVLIGSQSFWEGVDVRGEALSLVIIDKLPFAPPDDPVLAARLDALTKKGLSPFAVHQLPQAVITLKQGAGRLIRSEGDRGVLMICDPRLVDKPYGRRIWQSLPPFKRTRELPIVRGFFDEIAADAGG; from the coding sequence ATCTCCCAAAGCCCCGACGCGCCCACTTTCCACGGACTCAAGCCGCTTGCCGCAAAACGCGAGCGCGAGTTGCAGGAAATCTTCGGCGACGGCGGGATGCTCGCGCGCGCCATCGATGGCTATCGCTCGCGTGAGCCGCAAACGGAGATGGCGCGCGCCGTGGCCGCAGCCATGGATACGCACGACACGCTGATCGCCGAAGCGGGCACGGGGACCGGCAAGACCTATGCCTATCTGGTGCCCGCAATGCTGTGGGGCGGCAAGACGATCATCTCGACCGGCACCAAGCATTTGCAGGATCAGATTTTCGCGCGCGACATTCCCACGGTGCGAAAGGCGCTCGCCGTGCCGGTGACGGTGGCCATGCTTAAAGGCCGTGCGAACTACCTCTGTCATTACTATCTGGAGCGAGCCCAGCAGGAGGGGCGCTTCGCTTCGCGCCACGAGGCGGCGCAATTGCGCGAGATCGTGACGTTTGCCCAAGTCACCCACAGCGGCGACAAGGCGGAATTGGCGTCTGTGCCCGAGAACGCCCCGATCTGGGCGCAAGTGACGTCTACACGGGATAACTGCCTTGGCCAGGAGTGTCCGCGTTACAAGGATTGCTTTGTGATGCAGGCACGCAAGGAGGCGCAGCAGGCGGATCTGGTTGTGGTCAACCACCACTTGTTCTTTGCCGACGTGATGCTGCGCGACACCGGTATGGCCGAGTTGCTGCCGAGCGCAAATACGGTGATCTTCGATGAAGCGCACCAGTTGCCCGAAACCGCTACGCTCTTTTTCGGCGAAACCGTATCGACCGGACAAATGCTCGAACTGGCACGCGATTGTGTTGCGGAAGGGCTGATACACGCGCGGGATGCGGCCGATTGGGTCAAGCTCGGTGCGAATCTCGAGCGAGCGGCGCGCGATGTGCGTTTGACGTTCGGGCAGGACAACACGCGGATGTCCGTGGCGCAATTGGCGGACGACCATGAGTTATTTGGCGCGCTCGACGGCGTGGACGCCGCGCTACTGGACATGATCGAGACGCTTCAGCACCAGTCCGAACGGGCTGAGGCGCTCGGCGCTTGCCTGCGTCGTGCGCTGGAGTTGCATCAGCAACTGGAGCGTTGGCAAACCGGGGCCGCCCCGCCCACCCCGGGCGAGCAGCCATTGCCGCTGCTCGATCCCGATGCGCCGCGTGTCACCGACGGCAAACGTGAAAAGGCTGCCAAGGCGCGCGAGGCGGAGGCGCGACTCGCCGCCGAGGCGAAGGCGGCGCAAGAGGCATCGAAGGGCGAGGGTGACGGCGAGAAGGCCTACACGCCGCCCGAGACCGTGCGCTGGATCGAAGTGTTTTCGCAGGCGGTGCAGTTGCATCAGACCCCGCTCTCGATCGCGCCGATTTTCTCGAAGCAGCGCGCGGGAGCGCCGAGAGCGTGGATCTTCACGTCGGCGACGTTGTCGGTGAAGGGCAATTTCATGCATTACGCGGCGCAATTGGGCCTCGATGCAGGCAAGTCGCTCACGCTCGCCAGTCCGTTCGATTACCCGAATCAGAGTTTGCTGTACGTTCCGCGCGGGTTGCCGCAGCCGTCGTCGCCGGGATTCACCGACGCTGTGCTCGACGCCGCGTTGCCTGTGCTGGAAGTGAGCGGTGGGCGAGCCTTTGTGCTGTGCACGACGCTGCGCGCGGTGAACCGGGCGGCTGAGCGTTTGCGTGAGGAATTCGAGCGCCGTGGCTGGCCCTATCCGCTGCTTGTGCAGGGGGAGGCGAGCCGCACCGAGTTGCTCGATCGCTTCCGCGCGCTGGGCAATGCGGTGCTCATCGGCAGTCAGAGTTTCTGGGAAGGGGTCGACGTGCGTGGTGAGGCATTGTCGCTCGTCATCATCGACAAACTGCCGTTCGCGCCGCCGGACGATCCCGTATTGGCCGCGCGGCTCGATGCGCTCACGAAGAAGGGGCTGAGCCCGTTTGCCGTGCACCAGTTGCCTCAAGCGGTCATTACGCTCAAACAGGGCGCGGGTCGGTTGATTCGCTCGGAAGGCGATCGTGGTGTGCTGATGATCTGCGACCCGCGTCTGGTCGACAAGCCCTACGGGCGACGAATCTGGCAGAGTCTGCCGCCATTCAAGCGCACCCGGGAACTGCCCATTGTGCGTGGCTTCTTTGACGAGATTGCTGCTGACGCAGGCGGATGA
- a CDS encoding RluA family pseudouridine synthase, producing the protein MTRSILPDYSVTASFATENAEDSSDDDLESLPEAFPNTSHAPLSGTSLSGSALSDGAGGVNAPLSATLPDALAGERLDKALAQCFPEYSRSRLQAWVEDGRVTLDGETAKVRQKVAGGEAVLITPAALPEQLAFAPEPVPLDAIYEDATLAVFNKPAGLVVHPAAGNWSGTLLNGLLHRYGQAAADLPRAGIVHRLDKETSGLMVVARTLIAQTDLVRQLQARTVKRHYAALVWGRPPQRTVVDAPIGRDPRERTRMAVVPGQGGKPARTRVVTVASAEWDGSPVSLALCSLDTGRTHQIRVHLSHLGHSLLGDPLYKPRHKRPALPGDFARQALHAWRLGLIHPEDGRAMHWQAPLPGDMHDLMAAIGLEFDFSTLPDSLDDFFPA; encoded by the coding sequence ATGACCCGTTCAATTCTGCCGGATTATAGCGTAACCGCCTCATTTGCCACGGAAAATGCGGAGGATTCGTCTGATGACGACCTCGAATCGCTTCCGGAGGCTTTCCCGAATACCTCACATGCCCCGCTTTCGGGGACTTCTTTAAGCGGCTCCGCCTTGTCGGACGGGGCTGGGGGTGTTAACGCACCGCTCAGTGCCACGCTTCCCGATGCACTCGCCGGAGAGCGCCTCGATAAGGCGCTTGCGCAATGCTTTCCCGAATATTCCCGCAGCCGATTGCAAGCCTGGGTCGAAGACGGCCGCGTCACGCTCGATGGCGAAACGGCCAAAGTCCGTCAGAAGGTGGCAGGGGGGGAGGCTGTCCTGATCACCCCGGCCGCGCTGCCCGAGCAACTGGCGTTCGCGCCCGAGCCGGTGCCGCTCGACGCCATTTATGAAGACGCTACGCTCGCCGTCTTCAATAAACCGGCGGGTCTGGTCGTGCACCCGGCCGCGGGGAATTGGTCGGGGACATTGCTCAACGGCCTGCTGCATCGCTATGGACAAGCGGCCGCCGATTTGCCTCGCGCGGGCATCGTTCATCGGCTGGACAAGGAGACATCGGGCCTGATGGTCGTGGCGCGGACGCTGATCGCGCAGACCGATCTGGTGCGCCAGTTGCAGGCGCGTACCGTCAAGCGGCACTATGCCGCGCTCGTGTGGGGGCGCCCGCCGCAGCGCACCGTTGTGGATGCCCCCATCGGCCGTGATCCGCGCGAGCGCACTCGCATGGCGGTCGTGCCCGGGCAGGGGGGCAAGCCAGCACGTACACGGGTGGTGACCGTCGCCAGTGCAGAATGGGACGGTTCCCCGGTGTCTTTGGCGCTTTGCTCGCTAGATACCGGGCGTACCCACCAGATTCGCGTTCATCTGTCGCATCTCGGTCACTCGTTGCTGGGTGATCCGCTCTATAAGCCTCGTCACAAACGTCCGGCGCTGCCGGGCGATTTCGCACGCCAGGCGCTCCACGCGTGGCGGCTGGGGCTAATCCATCCCGAAGACGGCCGCGCCATGCACTGGCAGGCTCCGCTGCCCGGTGACATGCATGACCTCATGGCCGCCATTGGACTCGAATTCGATTTCTCTACGCTCCCCGACTCGCTAGATGACTTCTTCCCTGCCTGA